CGCCATTGGCCTGCTCAAAACGTCCGCTGGAACGGTTCTGTGCGCCGGTAAAGGCACCCTTTTCATGACCAAACAGTTCGGATTCGATCAGATCGCGCGGAATTGCAGCCATATTGATGGCAACAAACGGTCCTTTGCGACGGCGACCATATTCATGTAGCGCGCGCGCAACCAGTTCCTTGCCTGTGCCCGACTCACCTGTGACCATCATGGTCAGGTCGGTTTGCATCATACGGGCCAAGACACGATAGATTTCCTGCATGGCGGGCGAACGGCCAACGAGCGGCATATTTTCTGCCTGCTCATCCTGCAACACGGCAGCTGGTTTATGCTTGGGCTCTGAAAGCGCACGACCAACAATATTGATGAGCTCTGTCAGATCGAACGGCTTTGGCAGATATTCATAAGCTCCCGCTTCCGAAGCCCGGATCGCGGTCATGAATGTATTTTGCGCGCTCATCACCACAATCGGCAGATCGGGGCGCATTTTCTTGATGCGTGGCAGCAGATCAAACGCATTTTCGTCTGGCATATTGACGTCGGTAATAACCAGATCGCCATCGCCAGCCGCCACCCAGCGCCACAGCGAGGTCGCGTTGGATGTAACCCGAACATCGTAGCCAGCACGCGAAAGTGCCTGATTAAGCACTGTGCGAATTGCAGCATCGTCATCCGCAACGAGAATCGTACCTGTCGGACGTCCGGCAATCATGCGTTATCTCCTGTCTTTGCAGACATGCTTGGGCTCTTGGAGCCCGTGTTATCAGCAGAACTTTTCCATGCAGGCATCAGAATGCGGAACGTAGTGCGCGATGGATGACTATCGCACTCGATCACACCGCCATGATCTCCAATGATTTTGGCCACAAGCGCTAGTCCGAGGCCCGACCCATTAGTCTTGGTCGTTACAAACGGATCAAACAGATGCGGCAGCATATCTTCCGGCACGCCCGGACCATTATCATGGACGCAAAACTCAAGTGGCAGCGCAACACGGTCACTGGCACCCGGCACTTGCAGGCGAATGCCCGGACGATAAGCCGTCGAGAGCGTGATCTCGGCACCTTCACGGTCGCCAAGCGCCTCAGCAGCATTTTTCACCAGATTGAGAAAAACCTGCACAAGCTGATCTCGATTGGCATAAACCGGCGGCAGCGATGGATCATATTCCTCGACAAAGCGGATATGCCGCGCAAAACCGTTTCGCGCCAACGTCTTCACATGATCCAGCACCGAATAGATATTGACCGCCGTGCGCTCGATAGGTCGCTCATCGGAAAACACTTCCATACGATCAACGAGCTTCACGATGCGGTCGGTTTCATCGGTAATCAACCGTGCCAATGCGCGGTCTTCATCACCAACCACCTGTTCAAGCAGTTGAGCGGCCCCGCGAATGCCTGAAAGCGGGTTTTTGATCTCATGCGCCAGCATGGAAGCAAGCCCCGTCACCGAACGTGCGGCCCCGCGATGGGTCATCTGGCGGTCAATCTTCTCCGCCATGGTCTTTTCTTTAAACAGAATAACCACAGCACCCGGCGTTTCGATGACCGGTGCCACGTAAAGATCGACAATGCGTTCGGCACCGAGTTTCGGCGATGAAATATCGACACGATACTCGTTCACCGGAACCTGAGCGGTGCGAACCTGATCGACAAGAGCAAGCAACGGACTGCCGAAAGGCAAAAAGGATTCAAGACGGTTACGCGCCAGAATGGACGAACCCGAGCGAAAAAACTGCTCCGCATCCATATTGGCATAAACAATATGATTGTCGGCGCTGACCATGATGACAGGCTGATTGATTGCATCCAGAATGATTGCTGGAATGCCGTTCGTTTCACCTCTAACGCCCATCATGCGACCTTTCTGTCTGCTTCACGCAGAAAAACGCGGGTCAATGCCGCGATAACCGCTTCCGGATCGATGAGCGTCATGATTTCAGCCTTGTCTGCGGGAGAAAATGCTTCGACTGCATGGCGATCCAGATACCAGCCAAGATGCTTTCTTGAATGGCGAATACCCGTCTTGCTGCCATAATGGTCGAGCATATCTTCGTAATGTCTTATAATATAAGAAAGAATGCCATCTTCCGACCGCGGTGCGAAATCGCTACCTGCGATCAAGCCTGCAAGCCAGGGCTGACCATAGGAAGCGCGTCCGACCATCACGGCATCAGCGCCTGAGCGACGCAGCAATTCTTCCGCATCCTCGCGTGACGACACATCGCCATTGGCGACAAGTGGAATCTTCACGACATCGCGTACCGCATGAATGGCGTCCCAGTCGGCTGTGCCTTCATAAAACTGGCAACGTGTGCGTCCATGAACCGTCACCATCGCAATACCCGCATCTTCGGCACGCTTTGCAAGCTCCGGTGCGTTGATACTGTTTTCGTCCCAGCCAAGACGCATTTTCAGCGTAACTGGCACTTTCACGGCATTAACGGTTGCTTCAACCAACGTCATGGCATGATCAAGATCGCGCATAAGGGCTGAACCCGAATAACCGCCTGTCACTTTCTTGGCAGGGCAGCCCATATTGATGTCGATAATATCCGCGCCCTCGCCCTCGGCGATGATGGCTGCTTCGCCCATCCAGTGCGCTTCGCGGCCTGCAAGCTGCACGACATGCGTGCCAAGCCCTTCGCCGGATAAGCGCAACATGCTTTCCCTATGGCGATTGCAGAGTTCAGCACTTGCCACCATTTCCGAAACAACCATGCCCGCACCAGCCTCGGCGGCGCGCTTTCGGAACGGAAGATCGGAAACGCCCGACATGGGCGCGAGAAATACGCGGTTTGGCAGTGTCACACCGCGTATATTCAGAGGTTGTTCAAGGGTAGTCACCACGAAATGCCCATTTGATGTGCATGATGCAATTAGCACACACTTTAATCATTCAATGCATTGAACGCAAGGAAAAGCGCGTAGCTGCGATGATAAATCGATTGCCGTCTGGCAATTATTTGCGCAAGGCATTATTCCGCATGTAACTAGATGAATCTTTTGGCGAAGGCGACCGACATTTCA
The Ochrobactrum sp. BTU1 DNA segment above includes these coding regions:
- a CDS encoding nitrogen regulation protein NR(II), encoding MGVRGETNGIPAIILDAINQPVIMVSADNHIVYANMDAEQFFRSGSSILARNRLESFLPFGSPLLALVDQVRTAQVPVNEYRVDISSPKLGAERIVDLYVAPVIETPGAVVILFKEKTMAEKIDRQMTHRGAARSVTGLASMLAHEIKNPLSGIRGAAQLLEQVVGDEDRALARLITDETDRIVKLVDRMEVFSDERPIERTAVNIYSVLDHVKTLARNGFARHIRFVEEYDPSLPPVYANRDQLVQVFLNLVKNAAEALGDREGAEITLSTAYRPGIRLQVPGASDRVALPLEFCVHDNGPGVPEDMLPHLFDPFVTTKTNGSGLGLALVAKIIGDHGGVIECDSHPSRTTFRILMPAWKSSADNTGSKSPSMSAKTGDNA
- the dusB gene encoding tRNA dihydrouridine synthase DusB produces the protein MTTLEQPLNIRGVTLPNRVFLAPMSGVSDLPFRKRAAEAGAGMVVSEMVASAELCNRHRESMLRLSGEGLGTHVVQLAGREAHWMGEAAIIAEGEGADIIDINMGCPAKKVTGGYSGSALMRDLDHAMTLVEATVNAVKVPVTLKMRLGWDENSINAPELAKRAEDAGIAMVTVHGRTRCQFYEGTADWDAIHAVRDVVKIPLVANGDVSSREDAEELLRRSGADAVMVGRASYGQPWLAGLIAGSDFAPRSEDGILSYIIRHYEDMLDHYGSKTGIRHSRKHLGWYLDRHAVEAFSPADKAEIMTLIDPEAVIAALTRVFLREADRKVA